Proteins encoded within one genomic window of Methanobacterium sp. Maddingley MBC34:
- a CDS encoding PAS domain S-box (PFAM: PAS fold~TIGRFAM: PAS domain S-box), which yields MKTNDENKVSDLETKKIDPKLDNEAEKIKKLEMALKDSANKFKEAESIAHFGFWELDPTTLVPTWTDGLYNIVGYDPASGELKQYADQKKMIHPDDWDYFYNATQTVINTGKDVEFGIRVIRQDSSARFFHVIAKPKNDENGKVIGVKGTAQDITELKTIENHLKESEAFYKTLFEHTGTASILIDDDTTILMANTQFEKLSGYSKEDLEAKMSWKEMVLKEDLEMFEKYHYMRRNGIKIPPESYEARLMDKEGNIKIILINVTMIPGTKRSIASLTDLTEIKIIEEALQTTLKRFYSILSNMRASILLVTEENIVEFANQAFCDYFRLTESPEDLPGLTASEMIKKIKNVYQFPNDEITHIRKIVSQWEPVIGEEVYLKGKKTCIRDFIPIFVKGKPYGRLWLHLDITERKKMEKKLFDSERHYKYIVEKSSAGMFLLDKKGIIQYLNEQMAHSLNYSKNQMLGRHIKNFVVEKDEFYNPKNQSENQIIRFDGFKFLNRYGEKSWTILTVSPIFNSKNEYTGLLGIVTDIALQKGLEEAFLEREEILTDIIYDMMEILNNMIIDGNKAEFNKKDISNTFKKIMKNS from the coding sequence ATGAAAACTAATGATGAAAATAAAGTATCTGATTTAGAAACCAAAAAAATTGACCCTAAATTAGATAATGAAGCCGAAAAAATAAAAAAGTTAGAAATGGCTTTAAAAGACAGTGCAAATAAATTCAAGGAAGCAGAGTCAATTGCTCATTTTGGTTTTTGGGAATTAGATCCAACAACTTTAGTTCCAACTTGGACTGATGGTCTTTACAATATTGTGGGTTATGATCCTGCAAGCGGTGAACTCAAACAGTATGCTGATCAGAAGAAAATGATTCATCCTGATGATTGGGATTATTTTTATAATGCCACTCAAACCGTAATTAATACCGGAAAAGATGTTGAGTTTGGTATAAGAGTAATCCGGCAAGATAGTTCGGCACGTTTCTTTCATGTTATTGCAAAACCAAAAAATGATGAAAATGGGAAAGTTATAGGGGTTAAGGGCACAGCTCAAGATATTACTGAATTAAAAACAATTGAAAATCATCTGAAAGAGTCAGAAGCATTTTACAAGACACTATTTGAACATACTGGAACTGCAAGTATTCTTATTGATGATGATACAACAATATTAATGGCCAACACACAGTTTGAAAAACTTTCCGGTTATTCTAAAGAAGATTTAGAAGCTAAAATGAGCTGGAAAGAGATGGTCTTAAAAGAAGATCTAGAAATGTTCGAAAAATATCATTATATGCGTAGAAATGGTATAAAAATTCCTCCTGAAAGTTACGAAGCTCGATTAATGGATAAAGAAGGGAATATAAAAATTATTTTAATTAATGTAACTATGATTCCCGGAACAAAAAGGAGCATAGCTTCTCTTACAGATTTAACTGAGATTAAAATCATCGAAGAGGCACTTCAAACTACTTTAAAACGATTTTATTCAATTCTTTCCAATATGCGTGCAAGTATTTTGTTGGTAACAGAAGAAAATATAGTTGAATTCGCTAATCAAGCATTTTGTGACTACTTCCGTCTCACAGAATCACCAGAAGACTTGCCAGGGCTCACAGCATCAGAAATGATAAAAAAGATTAAGAATGTTTATCAATTTCCAAATGATGAGATAACTCATATTCGCAAAATCGTTAGCCAGTGGGAACCTGTAATAGGCGAAGAGGTTTATTTAAAGGGTAAAAAAACATGTATAAGGGATTTTATCCCCATATTTGTTAAAGGAAAACCTTACGGCAGGTTATGGCTTCACCTTGATATCACTGAACGTAAAAAAATGGAAAAAAAACTTTTTGATAGTGAAAGACATTACAAGTATATAGTTGAAAAATCTTCTGCAGGAATGTTTCTTTTGGATAAAAAAGGCATAATTCAATATTTAAATGAACAAATGGCCCATTCTCTAAATTATTCCAAAAACCAAATGCTTGGAAGGCATATTAAAAATTTTGTAGTGGAAAAAGATGAATTTTACAATCCTAAGAATCAGTCCGAAAACCAAATAATCCGCTTTGATGGTTTTAAGTTTTTAAACAGATATGGGGAGAAATCATGGACTATTTTAACAGTTTCCCCAATTTTCAACTCTAAAAACGAATATACGGGGTTACTCGGAATTGTTACGGATATTGCTTTACAAAAGGGACTGGAAGAAGCTTTTTTAGAAAGAGAAGAGATTCTAACAGATATTATTTATGATATGATGGAAATTCTCAATAATATGATTATTGATGGGAATAAAGCTGAATTCAATAAAAAAGACATATCAAATACTTTCAAAAAAATCATGAAAAATAGCTAA
- a CDS encoding site-specific recombinase XerD (PFAM: Phage integrase family) — MQESNYEISKDPYFINFIGSKNLSKSTEIVYLGRIKSFCEFLDKNPSELIKEAQKESGKKINEYFYDYIENLKKSGKSPSTIINQTDTVKSFYNNFDIDTNGIKPIIFPETNNSDYKIISSDQIREALELSCLRDKAIILLHLSSGMEATELRSLTYGDFINSIEEYIDLKPEEFLNVKKIADTVLKIDDLVGTWKIEKHRTKKDYVTFNTPESTKAILNYLIDRERKNKPFKSVKDPLFVNSQNQSLKKSAHGSIFKRINNRANFGYLTKKRRFFSSTMLRKFFKDKLYELGVDETTIDAFLGQKLDNNIDYHSNDQISILKKKYSEFLGELSMENVNIKTESITSKEYKLLIAKLNEKDKELEEIKEYLKHIKQGMNLEDV, encoded by the coding sequence ATGCAAGAATCAAATTATGAAATTTCAAAGGATCCCTATTTCATAAATTTTATTGGGAGTAAAAATCTCTCTAAATCTACTGAAATAGTATATTTGGGACGTATTAAATCTTTTTGTGAATTTTTAGATAAAAATCCCTCGGAATTAATTAAAGAGGCTCAGAAAGAAAGTGGAAAGAAAATTAATGAATATTTCTATGATTATATTGAAAATCTGAAAAAAAGTGGTAAATCGCCCAGTACCATCATTAACCAGACTGATACGGTTAAATCATTTTATAATAACTTTGATATTGATACTAATGGTATTAAACCAATAATATTTCCAGAAACCAATAATTCAGATTATAAGATTATTTCTTCAGATCAAATTAGAGAAGCACTGGAATTAAGCTGTTTAAGAGATAAAGCTATTATTCTGCTCCATTTATCTTCAGGTATGGAGGCTACGGAGTTAAGATCTTTAACTTATGGTGATTTTATTAATTCTATTGAAGAATATATTGATCTTAAGCCTGAAGAATTCTTAAATGTCAAAAAAATAGCCGATACAGTTCTTAAAATTGATGATCTTGTTGGGACTTGGAAAATAGAAAAACATAGAACTAAAAAGGATTATGTTACTTTTAACACTCCTGAATCTACCAAAGCCATTTTAAACTATTTAATAGATCGGGAAAGAAAGAATAAGCCATTTAAATCTGTTAAAGATCCTCTTTTTGTTAATTCACAAAACCAATCCCTTAAGAAATCTGCTCATGGTTCTATTTTTAAACGGATTAATAATAGGGCAAATTTTGGATATTTAACTAAAAAAAGACGGTTTTTTTCATCGACAATGCTTAGAAAATTTTTTAAAGATAAACTGTATGAATTGGGTGTAGATGAAACCACTATTGATGCTTTTTTAGGCCAAAAATTAGATAATAACATTGATTATCATTCAAATGATCAAATTAGCATTCTTAAGAAGAAGTATAGTGAGTTCTTAGGCGAATTATCAATGGAAAATGTAAATATAAAAACAGAAAGTATAACCAGCAAAGAATATAAATTGCTTATTGCTAAGCTCAATGAAAAAGACAAAGAATTAGAGGAAATAAAAGAATATCTGAAACATATAAAACAAGGAATGAATTTGGAAGATGTTTAA